In the genome of Dickeya fangzhongdai, one region contains:
- a CDS encoding glycoside hydrolase family 28 protein, with the protein MRLSIRSYTPAADGVTPDTVLFQRAIDDLTAQGGGTLVVEAGRYLLGGLRLPSNFCLQLDAGAELIASACYDDFAQTTTVSVAELSDRAFLYARRQRNITLCGKGKITGSADAYFSAEPDEQGYRLPAQHRPRILVLEDCEQVSLQDVTIEQAPMWTVHLVSCRQVNVERLTVDNDMTMANTDALNLDSCQDVTVHHCHLSAADDALCIKTTAKPPAMQYKAQRMTVSHCRLRSRSCALKIGTETFADIEDLTVSHCAIYDSNRGIGLISRDGGAFRRICFSDITFECVAAPPCHWGKADPVFVSVRYRDPMIEPGVIENVRFVRLSGVSEGAINLHSTPAGYIRDIHFDGITLEQRPSDSPEQGLYDVRPPCNPERPTGMGLDNAYLVNPETGRAYGVETYPSGLPALFARGVSGLTLHNMTLQRPSPLPIGWSHDAVIELTE; encoded by the coding sequence ATGAGGCTATCCATTCGCTCCTACACGCCCGCCGCCGATGGCGTTACCCCCGACACCGTGCTGTTCCAGCGGGCGATCGACGACCTGACCGCGCAAGGCGGCGGCACGCTGGTGGTGGAAGCGGGGCGTTATCTGCTAGGAGGATTACGGCTACCCTCGAATTTCTGCCTGCAACTGGACGCCGGAGCGGAACTGATCGCCAGCGCCTGCTATGACGATTTTGCTCAAACCACTACCGTCAGCGTGGCCGAGCTTTCCGATCGCGCGTTTCTGTACGCCCGCCGGCAGCGCAACATCACCCTGTGCGGAAAAGGGAAAATCACCGGTAGCGCCGACGCCTACTTCTCAGCCGAGCCCGATGAGCAGGGCTATCGCCTGCCGGCGCAGCATCGCCCGCGGATTCTGGTGCTGGAGGACTGCGAACAGGTCAGTTTGCAGGACGTGACCATCGAACAGGCGCCGATGTGGACCGTCCATCTGGTGAGTTGCCGTCAGGTTAACGTTGAACGCCTGACGGTGGATAACGACATGACTATGGCTAACACCGATGCGCTTAATCTCGACAGCTGTCAGGACGTGACGGTACACCACTGTCACCTGAGCGCCGCCGATGACGCCTTGTGCATCAAAACCACCGCCAAGCCCCCCGCCATGCAGTATAAGGCCCAGCGAATGACGGTCAGTCACTGCCGGCTGCGTTCGCGCAGCTGCGCGCTGAAAATCGGTACCGAAACCTTCGCCGACATTGAAGACCTGACCGTCAGCCACTGCGCCATCTACGACTCCAACCGGGGGATTGGACTGATTTCCCGCGACGGCGGCGCGTTTCGCCGTATCTGTTTCAGCGATATCACCTTCGAATGCGTCGCGGCGCCGCCCTGTCACTGGGGCAAGGCCGACCCGGTATTCGTGTCGGTACGTTACCGCGACCCGATGATTGAACCCGGAGTGATTGAGAATGTGCGCTTCGTGCGGCTGTCCGGCGTTAGCGAAGGCGCCATCAACCTGCACAGTACGCCGGCGGGTTATATCCGCGATATTCATTTCGACGGCATCACGTTAGAACAGCGACCGAGCGATTCGCCGGAACAGGGCTTGTACGACGTCCGCCCGCCCTGCAACCCGGAGCGCCCCACCGGCATGGGGCTGGACAATGCTTATCTGGTCAACCCGGAGACCGGGCGCGCTTACGGGGTGGAAACCTACCCAAGCGGGCTGCCCGCGCTGTTTGCACGCGGCGTCAGCGGATTAACGTTACACAACATGACGTTGCAGCGTCCGTCTCCGTTGCCCATCGGCTGGAGTCACGATGCGGTTATCGAACTGACGGAATAG
- the queD gene encoding 6-carboxytetrahydropterin synthase QueD, whose translation MPTTLFKDFQFEAAHRLPHVPNGHKCGRLHGHSFMVRLEITGEVDPYTGWVMDFAELKAAFKPTWEQLDHHYLNDIPGLENPTSEVLARWIWQQLKPTLPLLSAVTVKETCTAGCVYRGEDD comes from the coding sequence ATGCCAACCACACTGTTTAAAGATTTCCAGTTCGAAGCCGCGCACCGGCTTCCCCATGTGCCGAACGGCCATAAATGCGGCCGCCTGCATGGTCATTCGTTCATGGTTCGTCTGGAAATTACCGGTGAGGTCGATCCTTATACCGGCTGGGTGATGGATTTCGCCGAGTTGAAAGCCGCATTCAAACCCACCTGGGAACAGTTGGATCACCATTACCTGAACGATATTCCAGGGCTGGAAAACCCTACCAGCGAAGTGCTGGCGCGCTGGATCTGGCAGCAACTCAAACCGACGCTGCCATTATTAAGCGCGGTGACCGTCAAAGAAACCTGCACCGCCGGTTGCGTATACCGCGGCGAGGACGACTGA
- the queE gene encoding 7-carboxy-7-deazaguanine synthase QueE — translation MLYPINEMFQTLQGEGFFTGVPAVFIRLQGCPVGCSWCDTKHTWEKLPERQIPLAEVLVKSGESDAWSGSSVEDLLQQMALQGYSARHVVITGGEPCIHDLTPLTQTLEQRGFSTQIETSGTHEVRCSPDCWVTVSPKVNMRGGLTVLDQALQRANEIKHPVARERDIEALDALLARLDDDKARVVALQPISQKDDATRLCIETCIARNWRLSMQTHKYLNIA, via the coding sequence ATGCTTTACCCGATTAACGAAATGTTCCAGACCCTACAGGGCGAAGGTTTTTTCACCGGCGTCCCGGCGGTGTTTATCCGTTTGCAAGGGTGCCCGGTGGGGTGCAGCTGGTGCGATACCAAACATACCTGGGAAAAACTGCCTGAGCGGCAGATTCCGCTGGCGGAGGTACTGGTTAAAAGCGGGGAAAGCGACGCCTGGAGCGGTTCCAGCGTTGAGGATCTGTTGCAGCAGATGGCATTGCAGGGGTACAGCGCCAGACACGTGGTGATTACCGGCGGCGAGCCTTGTATCCACGATCTGACGCCGTTGACGCAGACGCTGGAGCAGCGGGGGTTCAGTACTCAGATCGAAACCAGCGGCACCCACGAAGTACGCTGCTCACCCGATTGCTGGGTGACGGTTTCTCCCAAAGTGAATATGCGCGGCGGTCTGACGGTATTGGATCAGGCGTTGCAACGGGCGAATGAAATCAAACATCCGGTGGCGCGCGAGCGGGATATTGAGGCGCTGGATGCGTTGCTGGCAAGACTGGATGACGACAAGGCGCGGGTTGTGGCGTTGCAGCCGATTAGTCAGAAGGACGACGCCACCCGGTTGTGTATTGAAACCTGCATCGCCCGCAACTGGCGTTTATCGATGCAGACCCACAAATACCTCAATATTGCCTGA
- a CDS encoding MBL fold metallo-hydrolase gives MTLLKPLAVFCLSLSLVPAFANAEAVAQVKTQPGYYRIMVGQYEITALSDGTNTMPMDKLLTRTPREKIVSLLEASYLKPQVETSINAFLINTGKNLILVDSGTGALGGKTTGKTLANLKAAGYKPEQVDSVLVTHLHADHFGGLVSDGKLVYPNATIYVNQKDTDFWLSPDNLKKAPQDKKAGFERVQEVFRHIREAGKLKTFTDHQSLPASITAVPTPGHTPGHTSFLVNSDGQKILLWGDIVHAEAVQMPLPDTAIAFDSDSEQAVRTRDALLKETVKQGYWVAGAHMPFPGIGHVAVQHDANGKTNGYRWLPVNYSLSGL, from the coding sequence ATGACGTTATTAAAGCCCCTTGCTGTTTTCTGTTTGTCATTATCTCTGGTTCCGGCATTCGCCAATGCCGAAGCGGTCGCCCAGGTTAAAACTCAGCCCGGTTATTACCGCATTATGGTCGGGCAGTATGAAATCACCGCGCTGTCCGACGGTACCAACACCATGCCGATGGACAAGCTGCTCACCCGCACGCCGCGGGAGAAAATCGTCAGCCTGCTGGAAGCCAGCTACCTGAAACCGCAGGTGGAAACCTCTATCAACGCGTTTCTGATCAATACCGGAAAAAACCTGATTTTGGTTGATAGCGGCACCGGCGCGTTGGGTGGAAAAACCACCGGTAAAACGCTGGCTAACCTGAAAGCCGCCGGGTACAAACCGGAGCAGGTCGATAGCGTACTGGTAACTCACCTGCATGCCGATCACTTCGGCGGACTGGTCAGCGACGGAAAACTGGTTTACCCCAACGCCACCATTTACGTGAACCAGAAAGACACCGATTTCTGGCTAAGCCCGGACAATCTGAAAAAAGCGCCGCAGGACAAAAAAGCCGGATTTGAGCGCGTGCAGGAAGTGTTCCGCCATATCCGCGAAGCCGGCAAACTCAAGACCTTCACCGATCATCAGTCACTGCCCGCCAGCATTACCGCCGTGCCGACGCCAGGTCATACCCCCGGCCATACATCGTTCCTGGTCAACAGCGACGGCCAGAAAATCCTGCTGTGGGGTGATATCGTGCACGCCGAAGCGGTACAAATGCCGCTGCCAGACACCGCCATCGCGTTTGACTCTGATAGCGAGCAGGCGGTTCGCACCCGTGATGCACTGCTGAAAGAAACGGTGAAACAGGGTTACTGGGTAGCGGGCGCGCACATGCCGTTCCCCGGCATCGGTCATGTGGCGGTACAGCATGACGCTAACGGTAAAACCAACGGTTACCGCTGGTTGCCGGTCAATTACAGTCTGTCGGGGTTGTGA
- a CDS encoding glycoside hydrolase family 88/105 protein, whose protein sequence is MTIFPVKHSALLRQPEYFISRDDLKALICRVTDNLINIEDKTGEFLLRLDDGRVIDTKGWAGWEWTHGIGLYGIYQYYRQTGDERMRAIIDDWFTARLEEGTPTKNVNTVCPFLTLAYRYEETGDSRWVPYLERWAEWVMYDMPRTHKNGLQHIVYNSENTDQLWDDTLMMSVLPLAKIGKLLNRPEFVEEATYQFLLHVQYLMDRQSGLWFHGWTFDGNHSFAQARWARGNSWLTIVIPEFIELLDLPEHNATRRFLIQVLESQVEALAKYQDDSGLWHTLLDDPTSYLESSATAGFAYGILKAVRKRYIDRRYADVAEKAMRGVVANISENGELLNVSFGTAMGKDLDYYRQIPLTSMPYGQAMAILCLSEYLRVYL, encoded by the coding sequence ATGACCATTTTTCCTGTAAAACATAGCGCGCTGCTGCGCCAGCCCGAATACTTCATCTCCCGGGACGATTTAAAGGCGTTGATTTGCCGGGTGACCGACAATCTGATCAATATTGAGGATAAAACCGGTGAATTCCTGCTGCGGCTGGATGACGGTCGGGTGATCGATACCAAAGGCTGGGCCGGCTGGGAGTGGACGCATGGCATCGGGCTGTACGGCATCTACCAGTATTATCGTCAGACCGGCGACGAGCGGATGCGCGCCATCATCGATGACTGGTTCACCGCCCGGCTGGAAGAGGGCACGCCGACCAAAAACGTCAATACCGTGTGTCCGTTCCTGACGCTGGCCTACCGTTATGAAGAAACCGGCGACAGCCGTTGGGTACCGTATCTCGAACGCTGGGCGGAATGGGTGATGTACGACATGCCGCGCACCCACAAGAACGGTTTGCAGCATATCGTCTACAACAGCGAAAACACCGATCAACTGTGGGACGACACGTTGATGATGAGCGTGCTGCCGCTGGCGAAAATCGGTAAGCTGCTCAACCGCCCCGAATTTGTAGAAGAAGCCACCTACCAGTTTCTGCTGCACGTGCAGTACCTGATGGATCGCCAGAGCGGCCTGTGGTTCCACGGCTGGACTTTCGACGGTAACCACAGTTTTGCGCAGGCCCGCTGGGCGCGCGGCAACAGCTGGCTGACCATCGTGATCCCGGAATTCATCGAATTGCTGGATCTGCCCGAACACAACGCCACCCGTCGTTTTCTGATTCAGGTGCTGGAAAGTCAGGTGGAAGCGCTGGCGAAGTATCAGGACGACAGCGGCCTGTGGCACACCTTACTGGATGACCCGACCTCGTATCTGGAAAGCTCGGCGACCGCCGGGTTTGCCTACGGTATCCTCAAAGCGGTACGCAAGCGCTATATCGATCGTCGCTACGCCGACGTGGCGGAAAAGGCGATGCGCGGCGTGGTAGCGAATATCAGCGAGAACGGAGAGTTGCTGAACGTCTCCTTTGGGACGGCGATGGGTAAGGATCTGGACTACTACCGCCAGATTCCGCTGACCTCGATGCCATACGGTCAGGCGATGGCGATTCTGTGTCTGTCGGAGTATTTGCGCGTCTATCTGTAA
- a CDS encoding MFS transporter gives MKTRKIGLANYLAYGSGDFLGAGTTALTAGWLLYFYTTFCGLTPIEATFIFAMARVLDAVVSPLMGFLTDNFGSTWLGKRFGRRKFFILLGIPCVFSYSLMWVGHMDYWYYLITYLLFDVIYTMVLVPYETLVPEMTDDFKQKTKFSGARIALAQLSAILAAFLPGILLGYFGKDNAVSFFYSSLVFSVICACVLALVYFFTWERPRDQMSEASLQAEKERQSLTLGQSLRRLNIELLSTLRIRIFRQHLGMYLGGYIAQDVFNAVFTYYVVFVLMQSPTMASNLMGTMAILQFISVIAMIPLCIKFGPAPSYRMVVCLFGLSALSYGFLYYSGMHSAFSLLLLVSGLAGLGRGGINYVPWNTYTYIADVDEVITAQRREGIFAGIMTLTRKASQAGAVMLVGVVLQLSGFVSGQSVQAPGVSHTILMVLCFGTVGVLALGFLVSLRFKLNLQTHEVLRQETAKMREAGRIVPEKVTPEARATVEMLAGMPYESLWGNNNIGYLNRHKAPARPITGGTPHHGVH, from the coding sequence ATGAAAACACGTAAAATTGGGCTGGCGAATTACCTGGCCTACGGTTCCGGCGATTTCCTCGGGGCCGGCACCACGGCGCTCACCGCCGGCTGGCTGCTCTATTTTTACACCACGTTTTGCGGCCTGACGCCTATCGAGGCGACCTTTATTTTTGCCATGGCCAGGGTACTGGATGCGGTGGTCAGTCCGCTGATGGGGTTCCTGACCGATAATTTCGGCTCTACCTGGCTGGGCAAACGCTTCGGGCGCCGTAAATTTTTTATTTTGCTCGGTATTCCCTGTGTCTTCAGCTACAGCCTGATGTGGGTCGGCCACATGGATTACTGGTACTACCTGATTACCTACCTGCTGTTTGACGTCATCTACACCATGGTGCTGGTGCCGTATGAAACGCTGGTGCCGGAAATGACCGATGATTTCAAACAGAAGACCAAGTTCTCCGGCGCGCGTATCGCGCTGGCGCAACTGTCGGCGATTCTGGCGGCGTTTCTGCCCGGTATCCTGCTGGGGTACTTCGGCAAAGACAATGCGGTGTCCTTCTTCTACTCCAGTCTGGTGTTCTCGGTGATCTGCGCCTGCGTGCTGGCGCTGGTGTACTTCTTCACCTGGGAGCGGCCGCGCGATCAAATGTCGGAAGCCTCGCTGCAGGCGGAAAAAGAACGCCAGTCGCTGACGCTGGGGCAGAGTCTCAGACGCCTGAACATTGAACTGTTGTCCACACTGCGTATCCGCATCTTCCGCCAGCATCTGGGGATGTATCTGGGCGGCTATATTGCACAGGACGTGTTCAACGCGGTGTTCACTTACTACGTGGTGTTCGTGCTGATGCAAAGCCCGACCATGGCGTCCAACCTGATGGGGACGATGGCGATCCTGCAGTTTATTTCGGTGATTGCGATGATCCCGCTGTGCATCAAGTTCGGCCCGGCGCCGTCCTACCGTATGGTGGTCTGCCTGTTTGGTCTGAGCGCGCTCTCCTATGGCTTCCTGTACTACAGCGGCATGCATTCGGCGTTTTCGCTGTTGTTGCTGGTGTCCGGTCTGGCCGGCTTGGGCCGCGGCGGCATCAACTATGTTCCCTGGAATACTTATACCTACATCGCTGACGTGGATGAAGTCATCACCGCTCAGCGCCGTGAAGGGATCTTCGCCGGCATTATGACCCTGACCCGTAAAGCCTCTCAGGCCGGCGCGGTGATGCTGGTGGGCGTGGTGCTGCAGCTGTCCGGCTTTGTTTCCGGTCAGAGCGTGCAGGCGCCGGGCGTCAGCCACACCATTCTGATGGTGCTGTGTTTCGGCACTGTCGGGGTACTGGCGTTAGGCTTCCTGGTGTCGCTGCGCTTCAAGCTGAACCTGCAAACGCATGAAGTGCTGCGTCAGGAAACGGCGAAAATGCGCGAAGCAGGCCGCATCGTGCCGGAAAAAGTCACGCCGGAAGCCCGTGCCACGGTGGAAATGCTGGCCGGTATGCCATACGAATCCCTGTGGGGGAACAACAACATTGGTTATCTCAATCGTCACAAGGCGCCGGCCCGGCCGATCACCGGCGGAACGCCTCACCACGGCGTGCATTAA
- the eno gene encoding phosphopyruvate hydratase yields MSKIVKVIGREIIDSRGNPTVEAEVHLEGGFVGLAAAPSGASTGSREALELRDGDKSRFLGKGVTKAVAAVNGPIAQAILGKDAKDQAAIDKIMIDLDGTENKSNFGANAILAVSLASAKAAAASKGLPLYAHIAELNGTPGKYSMPLPMMNIINGGEHADNNVDIQEFMIQPVGAKTVKEAIRMGSEVFHHLAKVLKGKGLNTAVGDEGGYAPNLGSNAEALAVIAEAVKAAGYVLGKDITLAMDCAASEFYKDGKYVLAGEGNKAFTSEEFTHFLEELTKQYPIVSIEDGLDESDWAGFAYQTKVLGDKIQLVGDDLFVTNTKILKEGIEKGIANSILIKFNQIGSLTETLAAIKMAKDAGYTAVISHRSGETEDATIADLAVGTAAGQIKTGSMSRSDRVAKYNQLIRIEEALGDSAPFNGLKEVKGQA; encoded by the coding sequence ATGTCCAAAATCGTTAAAGTCATTGGCCGTGAAATCATCGACTCACGCGGAAACCCGACCGTTGAAGCTGAAGTTCATCTGGAAGGTGGTTTCGTCGGTCTGGCTGCGGCACCGTCAGGTGCTTCCACGGGTTCCCGCGAAGCGCTGGAACTGCGTGACGGCGACAAATCCCGTTTCCTGGGCAAAGGCGTGACCAAAGCCGTTGCTGCGGTAAACGGTCCGATCGCACAGGCTATTCTGGGCAAAGACGCCAAGGATCAGGCTGCCATCGACAAGATCATGATCGACCTGGACGGCACTGAAAACAAATCCAACTTCGGCGCCAACGCCATTCTGGCCGTTTCTCTGGCTTCAGCTAAAGCTGCTGCGGCTTCTAAAGGCCTGCCGCTGTATGCTCACATCGCTGAACTGAACGGCACCCCGGGCAAATACTCCATGCCGCTGCCGATGATGAACATCATCAACGGTGGTGAACACGCCGACAACAACGTCGACATCCAGGAATTCATGATTCAGCCGGTTGGCGCGAAAACCGTGAAAGAAGCCATCCGTATGGGTTCTGAAGTTTTCCATCACCTGGCTAAAGTACTGAAAGGCAAAGGCCTGAACACCGCTGTTGGCGACGAAGGCGGCTACGCGCCGAACCTGGGTTCCAACGCCGAAGCGCTGGCTGTTATCGCTGAAGCGGTGAAAGCGGCTGGTTACGTGCTGGGCAAAGACATCACGCTGGCGATGGACTGCGCCGCATCTGAATTCTACAAAGACGGTAAATACGTTCTGGCTGGCGAAGGCAACAAAGCGTTCACCTCTGAAGAATTCACCCACTTCCTGGAAGAGCTGACCAAACAGTACCCGATCGTATCCATCGAAGACGGTCTGGACGAATCCGACTGGGCTGGCTTTGCTTACCAGACCAAAGTGCTGGGCGACAAAATCCAGCTGGTGGGCGACGACCTGTTCGTAACCAACACCAAGATCCTGAAAGAAGGTATCGAGAAAGGCATCGCTAACTCCATCCTGATCAAATTCAACCAGATCGGTTCTCTGACCGAAACGCTGGCTGCTATCAAGATGGCGAAAGACGCAGGCTACACCGCTGTGATCTCTCACCGTTCCGGCGAAACCGAAGACGCTACCATCGCCGACCTGGCGGTAGGTACTGCGGCTGGTCAGATCAAGACCGGTTCCATGAGCCGTTCTGACCGTGTGGCTAAATACAACCAGCTGATTCGTATCGAGGAAGCGCTGGGTGATTCTGCACCGTTCAACGGCCTGAAAGAAGTGAAAGGCCAGGCGTAA
- the pyrG gene encoding glutamine hydrolyzing CTP synthase, whose amino-acid sequence MTTNYIFVTGGVVSSLGKGIAAASLAAILEARGLNVTIMKLDPYINVDPGTMSPTQHGEVFVTEDGAETDLDLGHYERFIRTKMTRRNNFTTGRIYSDVLRKERRGDYLGATIQVIPHITNAIKERIIEGGEGHDVVLVEIGGTVGDIESLPFLEAIRQMAVEVGREHTLFMHLTLVPYMAAAGEVKTKPTQHSVKELLSIGIQPDVLICRSDRTVPANERAKIALFCNVPEKAVISLKDIDSIYKIPALLKSQGLDDYICKRFSLNCPEANLSEWEQVIYEEANPGGEVTIGMVGKYVELPDAYKSVIEALKHGGLKNRLTVNIKLIDSQDVETRGVDVLKGLDAILVPGGFGYRGVEGKIMAARYARENNIPYLGICLGMQVALMEFARNVAGMEGANSTEFVPDCKYPVVALITEWRDAEGNIEVRSEDGDLGGTMRVGGQQCHLTEGSLVRQMYGEPTIIERHRHRYEVNNMLLKQIEAAGLRVAGVSADRKLVEIIEIPDHPWFVACQFHPEFTSTPRDGHPLFAGFVKAAGAYQKRQVK is encoded by the coding sequence ATGACAACTAATTATATTTTTGTGACCGGCGGGGTCGTATCCTCTCTGGGTAAAGGCATTGCCGCAGCCTCTCTCGCGGCTATTCTCGAAGCCCGTGGCCTCAACGTGACCATCATGAAACTGGACCCGTATATCAATGTGGATCCGGGCACGATGAGCCCGACGCAGCACGGCGAAGTGTTCGTCACCGAAGATGGCGCCGAAACCGACCTCGATCTGGGTCACTACGAGCGTTTTATTCGCACAAAGATGACGCGCCGCAATAACTTCACCACCGGACGCATTTATTCTGACGTTCTGCGCAAGGAGCGTCGGGGCGACTATCTGGGGGCGACCATTCAGGTTATCCCGCACATCACCAACGCCATTAAAGAACGCATTATCGAAGGCGGCGAAGGCCACGACGTGGTGCTGGTGGAAATCGGCGGTACGGTCGGCGATATCGAATCGCTGCCGTTCCTTGAAGCGATTCGCCAGATGGCGGTGGAAGTGGGCCGCGAGCACACCCTGTTCATGCATCTGACGCTGGTGCCGTACATGGCGGCGGCGGGTGAAGTGAAAACCAAGCCGACCCAGCACTCCGTGAAAGAACTGCTGTCCATCGGTATCCAGCCTGATGTATTGATCTGCCGTTCCGACCGCACCGTGCCGGCTAACGAACGCGCAAAAATCGCGCTGTTCTGCAACGTGCCGGAAAAAGCGGTCATCTCGCTGAAGGATATTGATTCCATTTATAAAATTCCGGCGCTATTGAAATCTCAGGGTCTGGACGATTATATTTGTAAACGATTCAGCTTGAACTGTCCGGAAGCAAACCTGTCAGAATGGGAACAGGTTATTTACGAAGAAGCCAATCCGGGCGGCGAAGTGACCATCGGCATGGTCGGCAAGTACGTAGAACTGCCGGATGCCTACAAGTCAGTGATTGAAGCGCTGAAACATGGCGGTCTGAAGAACCGCCTGACGGTCAACATCAAGCTCATCGATTCGCAGGACGTGGAAACGCGCGGCGTCGATGTGCTGAAAGGGTTAGACGCGATTCTGGTGCCGGGCGGGTTCGGCTACCGCGGGGTGGAAGGGAAAATCATGGCGGCGCGCTATGCCCGCGAGAACAACATCCCGTACCTTGGCATCTGTCTGGGTATGCAGGTGGCGCTGATGGAGTTCGCCCGCAATGTCGCCGGTATGGAAGGCGCCAACTCCACCGAGTTTGTGCCAGACTGTAAATACCCGGTAGTGGCGCTGATTACCGAATGGCGTGACGCCGAGGGTAATATCGAAGTGCGCAGCGAAGACGGCGATCTCGGCGGCACCATGCGCGTAGGCGGGCAGCAGTGCCATCTGACTGAAGGCAGCCTGGTGCGCCAGATGTACGGTGAGCCGACGATCATTGAACGTCATCGTCACCGTTACGAAGTCAACAATATGCTGTTGAAACAGATTGAGGCGGCGGGATTGCGTGTTGCTGGTGTCTCCGCCGACCGTAAGCTGGTGGAGATTATCGAGATCCCTGATCATCCGTGGTTTGTGGCTTGTCAGTTCCATCCGGAATTCACGTCCACGCCGCGTGACGGGCACCCGCTGTTTGCCGGCTTTGTGAAAGCCGCCGGGGCGTACCAGAAGCGTCAGGTGAAGTAA
- the mazG gene encoding nucleoside triphosphate pyrophosphohydrolase, whose amino-acid sequence MNSSAIERLLHIMQQLRDPETGCPWDREQTFDTIAPYTLEETYEVLDAISRKDFDDLRSELGDLLFQVVFYARMAQEQGLFDFSDVCDAISDKLERRHPHIFGDATLPDSDAVLANWEQTKAQERAEKDRHSQLDDIPQALPALMQAHKIQQRCAAVGFDWTTLGPVVDKLYEEIDEVMVEAQQAVIDPEKLGEEIGDMLFAAVNLSRHLGHKAEIALQQANRKFTRRFQQVEQLIGESGKSLADATLDEMEAAWQQVKESEKKD is encoded by the coding sequence ATGAATTCATCCGCCATCGAGCGCTTACTCCACATCATGCAGCAACTGCGCGATCCGGAAACCGGTTGCCCGTGGGATCGCGAGCAGACGTTTGACACCATCGCCCCTTACACGCTGGAGGAAACCTACGAGGTGCTCGACGCCATCAGCCGTAAGGATTTCGACGACCTGCGCAGCGAACTGGGCGACCTGCTGTTTCAGGTGGTGTTTTACGCCCGAATGGCGCAAGAGCAAGGGCTGTTTGATTTCTCGGACGTGTGTGACGCCATTAGCGACAAGCTGGAACGCCGCCATCCGCATATCTTCGGCGACGCCACGCTGCCGGACAGCGACGCGGTGCTGGCTAACTGGGAGCAGACCAAGGCGCAGGAGCGGGCGGAAAAAGATCGTCATTCGCAGTTGGACGACATCCCGCAGGCGCTGCCGGCGCTGATGCAGGCGCATAAAATCCAGCAGCGCTGCGCCGCCGTCGGTTTCGACTGGACCACGCTCGGACCGGTGGTGGACAAACTGTACGAAGAGATCGACGAGGTGATGGTCGAAGCGCAGCAGGCGGTGATCGACCCGGAAAAACTGGGCGAAGAAATTGGCGATATGCTGTTTGCGGCGGTCAATCTGTCTCGCCATCTCGGACACAAGGCGGAAATCGCATTGCAACAGGCCAATCGCAAGTTCACCCGCCGTTTCCAGCAGGTGGAGCAACTGATTGGCGAAAGCGGCAAATCCCTTGCCGACGCCACGCTTGATGAGATGGAAGCAGCCTGGCAACAGGTAAAAGAATCAGAAAAAAAGGATTGA